In one window of Streptomyces sp. NBC_01224 DNA:
- a CDS encoding TauD/TfdA family dioxygenase — MSFMPTASLEDVELEPGKPPLLRTGATDGALSWAAEHRDALRAVVAEHGSVLVRGLGLRNAAETGAVFSKLATGLMTEKEVFAPRRTYSDGVYSSSKWPPNQPMCMHHELSYTLEFPGLMMFACLSAPTDGGATAVADSPAVLDALPAELTERFEREGWLLNRSYNEEIGASIAEAFGTEDRGAVESYCRANAITFEWQPDGGLRTRQRRSAVVRHPVSGRRCWFNQIAFLNEWTMAPEVREYLVDVYGADGLPFNTRFGNGDPIGEDVVQLLNSVYEANTAREPWQAGDLMLVDNIRTAHSREPFEGPREVLVAMADPVHLADCSPTIEVTAG, encoded by the coding sequence ATGTCGTTCATGCCCACGGCGTCGCTGGAAGACGTGGAACTGGAACCCGGCAAACCTCCGCTGCTGCGGACCGGTGCCACCGACGGCGCGCTGAGCTGGGCGGCCGAGCACCGGGACGCGCTGCGCGCTGTCGTCGCCGAGCACGGTTCGGTCCTGGTCCGCGGCCTCGGGCTGCGCAATGCGGCCGAGACCGGCGCCGTCTTCTCGAAGCTGGCCACCGGTCTGATGACCGAGAAGGAGGTCTTCGCGCCCCGACGGACCTACTCCGACGGCGTGTACTCCTCATCGAAATGGCCGCCGAACCAGCCAATGTGCATGCACCATGAACTTAGCTACACGCTTGAGTTCCCCGGCCTGATGATGTTCGCCTGCCTCAGCGCACCCACCGACGGCGGGGCGACCGCGGTGGCCGACTCACCGGCCGTGCTCGACGCGCTGCCCGCCGAGTTGACAGAGCGGTTCGAGCGGGAGGGCTGGCTGCTCAACCGCAGTTACAATGAAGAGATCGGGGCGTCCATCGCCGAAGCGTTCGGCACCGAGGACCGTGGTGCCGTCGAGAGTTACTGCCGCGCCAACGCGATCACGTTCGAGTGGCAGCCCGACGGTGGACTGCGCACCAGACAGCGCCGCAGCGCCGTGGTGCGTCACCCGGTCAGCGGTCGGCGCTGCTGGTTCAACCAGATTGCGTTCCTCAACGAGTGGACGATGGCCCCCGAGGTGCGCGAGTACCTGGTGGACGTCTACGGCGCCGACGGGCTGCCGTTCAATACCCGCTTCGGCAACGGCGACCCGATCGGCGAGGACGTCGTGCAGCTGCTCAACAGCGTCTACGAGGCCAACACCGCACGCGAGCCGTGGCAGGCCGGCGACCTGATGCTCGTCGACAACATCCGCACCGCGCACAGCAGGGAGCCCTTCGAGGGACCGCGCGAAGTGCTCGTCGCCATGGCCGACCCGGTGCATCTGGCCGATTGCTCGCCAACCATCGAGGTGACCGCAGGATGA
- a CDS encoding non-ribosomal peptide synthetase — MEMQVQADREFWRAVLVAGGFTAIPRWTLEPVTGVGEHEATVPDDVVAALGRLTEDLAVPLDSVLLAAHAKVLAALSGEHEVATGYVTAEGGPLLPCRLTTEPDSWRTLLLNTHRVASDLLLHKDFPVDELRRELGLAEPSIEAVFDPHGLGGELAGDTVLWVGSSQREGRLVLRLRYRTDALDADCAVRIAGYHLTALALIAADPDAEHGRQSLLSAEEIRFQLEGLAGPRRELPDRRFHELFEQRVAAHPDAIAAVHGERQLTYRELNARANRLGRALLARGLRPEGVVAVVTERNLDWMAAVLAVFKAGGVYLPIEPTFPADRLAAMLSRAACGLVLTEPGSTSTLDQALDSLSGVRKLFVGAAYEEDHADDDLGLRVAPDQLAYIYFTSGSTGEPKGAMCEHAGMLNHLYAKIDDLEISEGQVVAQTAPQCFDISLWQLVSGLLVGGRTLLVEQEVILDVQQFVDKIVDGRVAVLQVVPSYLDVVVSCLQQYPRELPDLRCVSVTGEALKKELTQRWFAAQPGIKLVNAYGLTETSDDTNHEVMDHVPDGDGVPLGPPVNNVHVYVVDEHLTPVPLGAPGLIVFSGVCVGRGYVNDPERTRQAYLADPHREGARLYRGGDYGRWQPEGKLEFLGRRDTQVKIRGFRIEIGEIENTLVRVPGVRDGAVVVTERADQSKHLVAFYSGLQPLDADVLLDRLGESLPEYMVPSAFHWRENLPLTANSKIDRKTLRALAEELDVVQDDYRAPNTPTEQQLAAAWAKVLGIPQNQIGRRDHFFDRGGTSLSAVKLAITLDRAVSLKDVTRHPILADLAGLVDGRSERRSGPVDGRSERPSGLLQPLSESDGAQAAALVCFPYAGGNAVNFQPMARALAGGGPAVYAVELPGHDVAAESEPITPMAQVVEQVVVEIIQRGLTRVLLWGHSSGTALAVETARKLQERGVDVQRVFLGAQLLGDAAHRRATITELTGLSNAEIAAELSADGGYTELVELDPQHAEHVGAAYRHDCVSAHRYFADALDGPPAPKLSAPVTVVVAADDPSTAEYPHRYRDWQLLAEQVDLHELADGGHHFLHTRPTEAAQAVLRAADLFASF; from the coding sequence ATGGAAATGCAAGTGCAGGCCGACCGGGAGTTCTGGCGCGCTGTGCTCGTCGCCGGTGGATTCACCGCAATCCCGCGGTGGACGCTCGAACCGGTGACGGGCGTCGGCGAACACGAGGCGACGGTCCCGGACGACGTCGTGGCGGCGTTGGGCCGGTTGACCGAGGACCTGGCCGTGCCGCTCGACTCGGTGCTGCTGGCCGCGCACGCCAAGGTGCTCGCCGCGCTGTCCGGCGAGCACGAGGTCGCGACCGGCTACGTCACTGCGGAGGGCGGCCCGCTGCTGCCCTGCCGACTGACGACCGAACCCGACTCGTGGCGGACGCTGTTGCTGAACACCCATCGAGTCGCGTCCGATCTGCTGTTGCACAAGGACTTTCCGGTCGATGAGCTCAGGCGCGAGCTGGGTCTGGCCGAACCGTCGATCGAGGCCGTTTTCGATCCGCACGGCTTGGGTGGCGAACTCGCCGGTGACACCGTGCTGTGGGTGGGTTCTTCGCAACGCGAAGGCCGCCTCGTGCTGCGGCTGCGGTACCGGACCGACGCACTCGACGCGGACTGCGCCGTCAGAATCGCCGGTTACCACCTGACCGCACTTGCGCTGATCGCCGCCGATCCCGACGCCGAGCACGGGCGGCAGAGCCTGCTCTCCGCCGAGGAAATCCGCTTCCAGCTCGAAGGGCTCGCCGGTCCGCGCCGGGAGCTGCCGGACCGCCGGTTCCACGAGCTGTTCGAGCAGCGGGTGGCGGCACACCCGGACGCCATCGCGGCGGTGCATGGGGAACGGCAGCTGACCTATCGGGAACTCAACGCGCGTGCCAACCGGTTGGGACGAGCCCTGCTGGCGCGGGGGCTGCGCCCCGAGGGTGTGGTCGCGGTGGTGACGGAGCGCAACCTGGACTGGATGGCCGCCGTCCTCGCGGTCTTCAAGGCCGGCGGCGTGTACCTGCCCATCGAGCCGACCTTCCCGGCCGATCGCCTCGCGGCCATGCTCTCCCGTGCCGCATGCGGGCTCGTGCTGACCGAACCCGGCAGCACCTCCACGCTCGACCAGGCCCTCGACTCGCTGTCCGGGGTCCGGAAGCTATTCGTCGGCGCAGCCTACGAGGAAGACCATGCCGACGACGATCTGGGCCTCCGCGTCGCACCGGACCAGCTCGCCTACATCTATTTCACCTCCGGCTCCACAGGTGAGCCCAAGGGCGCGATGTGCGAGCACGCGGGCATGCTCAACCACCTCTACGCCAAGATCGATGACCTCGAGATCAGCGAGGGACAGGTGGTCGCCCAGACCGCACCCCAGTGCTTCGACATCTCGCTGTGGCAATTGGTGTCCGGGCTCCTCGTCGGGGGGCGGACCCTGCTGGTGGAGCAGGAAGTGATCCTGGACGTCCAGCAATTCGTCGACAAGATCGTTGACGGCCGGGTCGCCGTCCTCCAGGTCGTACCCTCCTACCTGGACGTCGTCGTGTCCTGTCTGCAGCAGTACCCCCGCGAGCTGCCGGACCTGCGCTGCGTGTCGGTCACCGGCGAGGCGCTGAAGAAGGAGCTCACGCAGCGCTGGTTCGCCGCCCAGCCCGGGATCAAGCTGGTCAACGCCTATGGGCTGACCGAGACTTCGGACGACACCAACCACGAGGTCATGGACCACGTGCCGGACGGGGACGGGGTCCCGCTGGGTCCCCCGGTCAACAACGTGCACGTCTATGTCGTCGATGAGCACCTGACCCCGGTGCCGCTCGGTGCACCCGGTCTGATCGTCTTCTCCGGCGTCTGCGTCGGCCGCGGATACGTCAACGACCCCGAGCGCACCCGGCAGGCCTACCTGGCCGATCCGCACCGTGAGGGCGCCCGGCTCTACCGGGGCGGCGACTACGGCCGCTGGCAGCCCGAGGGCAAGCTGGAGTTCCTCGGACGCCGGGACACCCAGGTGAAGATTCGTGGCTTCCGGATCGAGATCGGCGAGATCGAGAACACCCTGGTGCGAGTGCCCGGCGTTCGCGACGGTGCAGTGGTGGTCACCGAGCGGGCCGACCAGAGCAAACACCTGGTGGCGTTCTACTCCGGTCTGCAGCCACTCGATGCCGACGTCCTGCTGGACCGGCTCGGTGAGTCGCTGCCCGAGTACATGGTCCCGTCGGCCTTCCACTGGCGGGAAAATCTGCCGCTGACGGCCAACAGCAAGATCGACAGGAAAACTTTGCGGGCGCTCGCCGAAGAACTCGACGTCGTCCAGGACGACTACCGCGCGCCGAATACGCCGACCGAACAGCAGTTGGCAGCCGCATGGGCGAAGGTGCTCGGCATCCCGCAGAACCAGATCGGACGGCGGGACCACTTCTTCGACCGGGGCGGCACGTCGCTGTCGGCAGTGAAGCTGGCGATCACCCTGGACCGTGCGGTGTCCCTCAAGGACGTCACCCGTCACCCGATCCTCGCCGATCTGGCCGGGTTGGTCGACGGCAGGTCCGAGCGGCGCTCCGGACCGGTCGACGGCAGGTCCGAGCGGCCCTCCGGGCTGCTTCAGCCACTGTCGGAATCGGACGGTGCGCAGGCCGCTGCCCTGGTGTGCTTCCCCTACGCCGGCGGCAACGCGGTGAACTTCCAGCCGATGGCCAGGGCGCTGGCGGGCGGGGGGCCGGCGGTCTACGCCGTCGAGCTGCCCGGTCACGACGTGGCCGCCGAAAGCGAGCCGATCACGCCGATGGCACAGGTGGTCGAGCAGGTCGTCGTCGAAATCATCCAACGCGGCCTGACCAGGGTCCTGCTGTGGGGCCATTCCTCGGGCACCGCGTTGGCCGTCGAGACGGCCAGAAAGCTGCAGGAGCGCGGGGTGGACGTCCAACGGGTGTTCCTCGGCGCGCAGCTGCTCGGCGACGCCGCCCACCGGCGCGCCACCATCACCGAGCTGACCGGGCTGAGCAACGCCGAGATCGCCGCAGAGCTGAGCGCGGACGGCGGGTACACAGAGCTCGTTGAGCTGGACCCGCAGCACGCCGAGCACGTCGGTGCCGCCTACCGGCACGACTGTGTGTCCGCACACCGCTATTTCGCCGACGCCCTGGACGGCCCGCCTGCGCCGAAGCTGTCCGCTCCGGTCACCGTGGTCGTTGCCGCCGACGACCCGAGCACAGCGGAGTACCCGCACCGGTACCGCGACTGGCAGCTCCTGGCCGAGCAGGTCGACCTGCACGAGCTCGCCGACGGCGGCCACCACTTCCTGCACACCCGTCCGACCGAGGCGGCACAGGCCGTGCTGCGCGCCGCCGACTTGTTCGCTTCTTTCTGA
- a CDS encoding Pls/PosA family non-ribosomal peptide synthetase produces MEEKSVEVLMSGPDESAINTRRYSDPGTGIETDLAKVLADVMCVEQVSVDSNFFDDLGANSLVMAHFCARVRKRADLPSASMKDIYRHPTIRSLATGLADAAPAPAKSSVPAPAEMVTPAGTVQYALCGTLQFLLFLGYSFLAGLVADLGYAWVSAGSDLIGIYLRSFVFGGVGFVGLCTFPIVAKWLLVGRWKSREFPVWGLTYLRFWTVKVLIHANPMIFFVGNPLYVLYLRALGARIGKGVTILSRNVPACPDLLTIGAGTVIRKDSFFLCYRAHAGRIQTGRITLGRDVFIGEKTVLDIDTSMGDGAQLGHTSTLYSGQVVPDGQRWHGSPAQLTEHDYLRIGPAECGTLRRAGFGLVTVLQLFFLYVPLAVGGTYMLFTLVPALHNRLGPGTVGFTSPDLYIDALILSFVLFFGFVVVGLAVLFTVPRLLNLVVKPDKVYPLYGLHYSAHRAIGRMTNIKFFKWLFGDSSCIVHYLRGLGYDLSRVEQTGSNFGTEVQHETPYLCSVGSGTMVADGLSIVNADFSSTSFRVSRASIGPHNFIGNNIAFPSGARTGENCLLATKVMVPLDGEVREGVGLLGSPCFEIPRSVERDSRFDHLRTGDELHSSLAAKNRYNIRSMVFFLLVRWLHFFVLTVIGLANVDLYGTYGHVLIAAFLVFSLGFTAVYFVLVERGIAAFRALRPQLCSIYDPYFWWHERLWKVPDTYLNVFNGTPFKNVIWRMLGVRIGSRVFDDGCYLTERTLTTIGDDCTLNAGSKIQCHSQEDGTFKSDRSTLGVGCTLGVGSHVHYGVTMGDGAVLAPDSFLMKGEEVPQHARWGGNPATETREAPYQPEALTRKR; encoded by the coding sequence ATGGAGGAGAAATCCGTCGAGGTCTTGATGTCCGGGCCGGATGAATCTGCGATCAACACGCGCAGGTACTCCGACCCGGGGACCGGCATCGAGACAGACCTCGCCAAGGTGCTGGCTGACGTCATGTGTGTCGAACAGGTGTCGGTCGACAGCAACTTCTTCGACGACCTCGGCGCCAATTCGTTGGTGATGGCCCATTTCTGCGCACGGGTCAGGAAGCGGGCGGACCTCCCATCGGCTTCGATGAAGGACATCTACCGGCACCCGACGATCCGAAGCCTGGCGACGGGGCTCGCGGACGCCGCGCCCGCCCCTGCCAAGTCGTCGGTCCCGGCACCGGCCGAAATGGTGACTCCGGCCGGCACGGTGCAGTACGCCCTGTGCGGAACGCTGCAGTTCCTGCTTTTCCTGGGATATTCGTTCCTCGCCGGACTTGTTGCCGACCTGGGCTATGCATGGGTCTCCGCCGGCTCGGATTTGATCGGCATCTACCTGCGATCGTTCGTCTTCGGCGGCGTCGGCTTCGTCGGTCTGTGCACCTTCCCGATCGTGGCCAAATGGCTCCTCGTCGGCCGGTGGAAATCGCGCGAGTTCCCGGTCTGGGGCCTGACGTATCTGCGCTTCTGGACCGTCAAGGTGCTGATCCACGCCAATCCGATGATTTTCTTCGTCGGCAATCCCCTGTACGTGCTGTACCTGCGAGCCCTGGGCGCACGGATCGGCAAGGGAGTCACGATCCTCTCCCGCAACGTTCCGGCCTGCCCCGACCTGCTCACGATCGGCGCAGGCACGGTGATCCGCAAAGACTCGTTCTTCCTCTGCTACCGGGCGCACGCCGGCCGTATCCAGACCGGCCGAATCACCCTTGGCCGGGACGTGTTCATCGGCGAGAAGACCGTGCTCGACATCGACACGTCGATGGGCGACGGGGCGCAACTCGGCCACACGTCCACGCTGTACAGCGGCCAGGTGGTCCCGGACGGCCAGCGCTGGCACGGATCCCCGGCACAGCTCACGGAGCATGACTACCTGAGGATCGGGCCGGCCGAGTGCGGCACGCTGCGCCGGGCCGGCTTCGGCCTCGTCACCGTGCTTCAGCTGTTCTTCCTCTACGTGCCGCTGGCCGTCGGGGGCACGTACATGCTGTTTACCCTGGTTCCGGCGCTGCACAACCGGCTGGGCCCGGGCACGGTCGGGTTCACATCTCCGGACCTCTACATCGACGCGCTGATCCTTTCCTTCGTGCTGTTCTTCGGCTTCGTCGTCGTGGGCCTGGCCGTACTGTTCACTGTTCCACGGCTGCTGAACCTGGTCGTCAAACCGGACAAGGTCTATCCGCTGTACGGGTTGCATTACTCGGCACACCGGGCGATCGGGCGCATGACCAACATCAAGTTTTTCAAATGGCTGTTCGGTGACAGCTCCTGCATCGTCCACTATTTGCGCGGCCTCGGATACGACTTGTCCCGGGTCGAGCAGACCGGGTCGAACTTCGGCACGGAAGTGCAGCACGAGACCCCGTACCTGTGCTCTGTCGGCAGCGGAACGATGGTCGCCGACGGGCTCTCCATCGTCAATGCCGACTTTTCGAGTACGTCCTTCCGGGTGTCCCGGGCCTCGATCGGGCCACACAACTTCATCGGGAACAACATCGCCTTTCCCTCAGGAGCCAGGACGGGCGAGAACTGCCTCCTCGCGACGAAGGTGATGGTTCCGCTCGACGGTGAGGTTCGCGAGGGCGTGGGCCTGCTCGGCTCGCCGTGCTTCGAGATTCCCCGGTCGGTCGAGCGCGACTCCCGGTTCGACCATCTCCGGACCGGCGACGAGTTGCACAGCAGCCTCGCCGCAAAGAACCGCTACAACATCCGCTCGATGGTCTTCTTCCTGCTCGTGCGCTGGCTGCATTTCTTCGTGCTCACGGTGATCGGCCTGGCGAACGTCGATCTGTACGGTACTTACGGGCACGTGCTGATCGCCGCGTTCCTGGTGTTCAGCCTTGGGTTCACCGCCGTCTACTTTGTACTGGTGGAGCGCGGCATCGCGGCATTCCGTGCGCTGCGACCGCAGTTGTGTTCCATCTACGACCCGTACTTCTGGTGGCACGAGCGCCTCTGGAAGGTGCCTGACACGTACCTCAACGTATTCAACGGCACCCCTTTCAAGAACGTGATCTGGCGGATGCTGGGTGTTCGTATCGGCAGCAGGGTTTTCGACGACGGCTGCTATCTGACGGAGCGGACGCTCACCACCATCGGGGACGACTGCACGCTCAATGCGGGAAGCAAGATCCAGTGTCACTCGCAGGAGGACGGCACCTTCAAGTCCGATCGCAGCACCCTCGGCGTCGGCTGCACCCTCGGTGTGGGATCCCACGTCCATTACGGCGTGACGATGGGCGACGGCGCGGTGCTCGCCCCCGACTCCTTTCTCATGAAGGGCGAGGAAGTCCCACAGCACGCACGCTGGGGAGGAAACCCCGCCACGGAAACGCGAGAAGCCCCTTATCAGCCCGAGGCACTGACGCGGAAGAGGTAG
- a CDS encoding (2Fe-2S)-binding protein, giving the protein MASHTFELNGEQITVEAEDDVRLLWVLRDLLGVTGPKYGCGLGVRQACTSHINGKAFNPCSVPVSKITPDDEITTIEGLPATVGKDLHPMQEAWLDPDVAQCDYCQPGQILAAVAKVRQATADGREIEDRDLHEIRNICRCGTYTRIREATKTGAKNM; this is encoded by the coding sequence ATGGCAAGCCACACTTTCGAGCTCAACGGCGAGCAGATCACCGTCGAGGCCGAGGACGACGTACGACTGTTGTGGGTGCTGCGCGATCTGCTCGGCGTCACGGGACCCAAGTACGGCTGCGGTCTCGGCGTGCGCCAGGCCTGCACGTCGCACATCAACGGCAAGGCATTCAACCCGTGTTCGGTCCCCGTGTCGAAGATCACGCCGGACGACGAGATCACCACGATCGAGGGGCTGCCCGCCACCGTCGGCAAGGACCTGCATCCGATGCAGGAGGCCTGGCTGGACCCGGACGTCGCACAGTGCGACTACTGCCAGCCAGGCCAGATCCTGGCCGCCGTCGCCAAGGTCCGGCAGGCCACTGCCGATGGGCGCGAGATCGAGGACCGTGACCTCCACGAGATCCGCAACATCTGCCGCTGCGGCACGTACACGCGTATCCGGGAGGCCACCAAGACAGGCGCGAAGAACATGTGA
- a CDS encoding TIGR03619 family F420-dependent LLM class oxidoreductase: protein MTISLGLGLPQMKQYDIGRDVATVARAAEEAGYASLWVFERVLFPEPATQGLYGVPGLPWPDQYRSVADPLVTLALAAAATGRARLGTSVLVAPLHVPFQLARSLASLDVASGGRVIAGLGTGWSLDEYAAASVAPFEKRGAVLDELLDVCAAVWGPDPVSYEGELTTIAPSEVGPKPVRPIPVYLPANSPRATRRLIDRADGWMPVAMGADRLAEEWQRVRDVAAERGRERPIGVCARANARYSPKPFEGAGRQPFHGSVAQIVEDLVAHAETGVPEFLLDLQGATRDAAELIDVAAEVYEAARAAGV from the coding sequence ATGACGATCTCGCTCGGTCTCGGTCTCCCGCAGATGAAGCAGTACGACATCGGCCGCGATGTGGCCACCGTGGCACGTGCGGCGGAGGAGGCCGGATACGCGAGTCTTTGGGTCTTCGAGCGTGTCCTTTTTCCTGAGCCCGCCACCCAGGGGCTGTACGGCGTACCGGGGCTGCCGTGGCCCGACCAGTACCGTAGTGTCGCCGACCCACTCGTCACGCTCGCGCTGGCCGCCGCGGCCACCGGCCGGGCCCGGCTCGGCACCAGCGTCCTGGTCGCGCCTTTGCACGTGCCGTTCCAGCTGGCCCGTTCGCTCGCCTCGCTGGACGTCGCGAGTGGTGGGCGAGTGATCGCGGGCCTCGGCACGGGATGGTCTCTGGACGAGTATGCGGCCGCCTCCGTCGCGCCTTTCGAGAAGCGTGGTGCGGTCCTGGACGAGCTGCTGGACGTGTGTGCGGCCGTCTGGGGCCCGGACCCCGTCTCCTACGAGGGCGAGCTGACCACCATCGCCCCGTCCGAGGTCGGCCCCAAGCCGGTGCGCCCCATTCCGGTCTACCTGCCCGCGAACAGCCCGCGCGCCACCCGCCGTCTGATCGACCGGGCGGATGGCTGGATGCCCGTGGCCATGGGCGCCGACCGGCTGGCCGAGGAGTGGCAGCGGGTACGGGACGTGGCCGCCGAGCGCGGTCGGGAGCGTCCGATCGGTGTCTGCGCCCGTGCCAATGCGCGGTACAGCCCCAAGCCGTTCGAGGGTGCGGGCCGACAGCCCTTCCACGGGAGCGTGGCGCAGATCGTCGAGGACCTGGTGGCACATGCCGAAACGGGCGTACCGGAGTTCCTGCTGGATCTCCAGGGCGCGACGCGCGACGCCGCGGAGCTGATCGACGTGGCGGCCGAGGTGTACGAGGCAGCGCGAGCCGCGGGCGTCTGA
- a CDS encoding TetR family transcriptional regulator C-terminal domain-containing protein, with protein MARAYAIQRSANWTVARQGRFAADLDTQARASELLALLDGLSTRVVLGQHGTDRDSALRMALSATARLVERK; from the coding sequence ATGGCGAGAGCGTACGCGATCCAGCGCTCGGCGAACTGGACGGTGGCGCGGCAGGGCCGCTTCGCAGCGGACCTGGATACGCAGGCGCGCGCTTCCGAACTCCTGGCCCTGCTCGACGGGTTGAGTACGCGCGTCGTCCTCGGCCAGCACGGGACGGACCGAGACAGCGCGCTGCGCATGGCACTGTCCGCGACCGCGCGGCTGGTGGAACGGAAGTGA
- a CDS encoding serine hydrolase, whose protein sequence is MATPASAGTVSATAGGSKVVCTSKKPGLASELSHDIAGALNGRQGTWSLALYDRVTETTCELKADTYFDSASVVKVSVLGALLRQAEEAHRELTPREVKLATAMITKSDNDSTSALWHQIGSAGYKKFLTLAQMRHTVPAAGKSWGLTQITAGDQLRLMQLLTTENAVLTPSSRSYALDLMNHVAPDQRWGVPAGSPATASVHVKNGWLPRTTGGWRVNSVGAFTGGGHDYGMAVLSTGNRTMDYGVGTVEGAARIIHRDLTGAA, encoded by the coding sequence TTGGCAACCCCGGCGTCGGCCGGCACCGTCAGTGCCACGGCGGGTGGTTCGAAGGTCGTCTGTACCTCTAAGAAGCCAGGACTGGCCTCCGAACTGTCCCACGACATAGCCGGGGCTCTGAACGGGCGACAGGGCACATGGTCGCTGGCCCTCTACGACCGGGTCACCGAAACCACCTGTGAGCTCAAGGCCGACACGTATTTCGACTCCGCCAGCGTGGTGAAGGTTTCGGTGCTCGGAGCACTGCTGCGGCAGGCCGAGGAGGCACACCGGGAGCTGACTCCGCGGGAGGTGAAGCTGGCCACTGCCATGATCACCAAGTCGGACAACGACTCGACCTCCGCCCTCTGGCACCAGATCGGTTCCGCCGGCTACAAGAAGTTCCTGACTCTGGCACAGATGCGGCACACTGTTCCCGCTGCAGGTAAGAGCTGGGGCCTCACCCAGATCACCGCCGGCGACCAGCTCCGGCTCATGCAACTGCTGACAACGGAGAATGCGGTGCTGACCCCCTCCTCGCGCAGCTACGCTCTCGATCTGATGAATCACGTCGCCCCCGACCAGAGGTGGGGGGTGCCCGCCGGATCACCCGCTACGGCATCCGTGCACGTCAAGAATGGCTGGCTGCCGCGCACCACCGGCGGATGGCGGGTGAACAGCGTGGGCGCCTTCACCGGCGGTGGTCACGACTACGGCATGGCTGTGCTCTCGACCGGCAATCGCACGATGGACTATGGCGTCGGCACAGTCGAAGGAGCGGCCCGCATCATCCATCGTGACCTGACGGGTGCCGCTTGA
- a CDS encoding glyceraldehyde-3-phosphate dehydrogenase has product MTVNDDSFTNWKNREEIAESMIPIIGKLHRERDVTVLLHSRSLVNKSVVSILKTHRFARQIAGEELSVTETLPFLQALAALDLGPSQIDIGMLAATYKTDGRGLSVAEFTAEAVIGATGADKIERREPRDVVLYGFGRIGRLVARLLIEKAGSGNGLRLRAIVVRGGGGRADEDLVKRASLLRRDSIHGQFQGTITVDEANSTIIANGNEIKVIYANDPSEVDYTAHGIKGAILIDNTGKWRDREGLSKHLRPGIDKVVLTAPGKGDVPNIVHGVNHDTIKPDEQILSCASCTTNAIVPPLKAMADEYGVLRGHVETVHSFTNDQNLLDNYHSSDRRGRSAPLNMVITETGAASAVAKALPGLKAPITGSSIRVPVPDVSIAILSLRLGRETTREEVLDYLRNVSLTSPLKRQIDFTTAPDAVSSDFIGSRHASIVDAGATKVDGDNAILYLWYDNEFGYSCQVIRVVQHVSGVEYPTYPAPAV; this is encoded by the coding sequence GTGACTGTCAATGACGACTCGTTCACCAACTGGAAGAACCGCGAGGAGATCGCGGAGTCGATGATCCCCATCATCGGGAAGCTGCACCGGGAGCGGGACGTCACAGTCCTGCTTCACAGCCGCTCCTTGGTGAACAAGTCGGTGGTCAGCATTCTCAAGACCCACCGATTCGCCCGGCAGATTGCCGGTGAGGAACTCTCGGTCACCGAGACGCTGCCGTTCCTGCAGGCTCTTGCCGCGCTCGATCTCGGTCCTTCCCAGATCGACATCGGCATGCTCGCTGCGACGTACAAGACCGACGGACGCGGTCTCTCGGTGGCGGAGTTCACCGCCGAGGCCGTCATCGGTGCCACGGGTGCCGACAAGATCGAGCGCCGCGAGCCGCGCGACGTCGTTCTCTACGGGTTCGGCCGCATCGGCCGCCTCGTCGCCCGCCTGCTCATCGAGAAGGCCGGCTCGGGCAACGGCCTGCGCCTGCGCGCCATCGTCGTCCGCGGGGGCGGCGGCCGGGCCGACGAGGATCTCGTCAAGCGCGCCTCGCTGCTGCGCCGCGACTCCATCCACGGCCAGTTCCAGGGCACGATCACGGTCGACGAGGCGAACAGCACGATCATCGCCAACGGCAACGAGATCAAGGTGATCTACGCCAACGACCCGTCGGAGGTCGACTACACGGCGCACGGCATCAAGGGCGCCATCCTCATCGACAACACCGGCAAGTGGCGCGACCGCGAGGGCCTGTCCAAGCACCTGCGCCCCGGCATCGACAAGGTCGTCCTGACCGCGCCGGGCAAGGGCGACGTCCCCAACATCGTGCACGGCGTCAACCACGACACGATCAAGCCGGATGAGCAGATCCTGTCCTGCGCGTCCTGCACCACCAACGCGATCGTCCCGCCGCTGAAGGCGATGGCGGACGAGTACGGCGTCCTGCGCGGCCACGTGGAGACCGTCCACTCGTTCACCAACGACCAGAACCTGCTGGACAATTACCACAGCTCCGACCGCCGCGGCCGCTCGGCGCCGCTCAATATGGTCATCACCGAGACCGGTGCCGCCTCCGCCGTCGCCAAGGCGCTGCCCGGCCTCAAGGCGCCGATCACCGGCAGCTCGATCCGCGTCCCGGTGCCGGACGTCTCGATCGCGATCCTCAGCCTGCGGCTCGGGCGCGAGACCACCCGCGAGGAGGTTCTCGACTACCTCCGCAACGTGTCGCTGACCTCGCCGCTCAAGCGCCAGATCGACTTCACAACTGCCCCCGACGCGGTGTCGAGCGACTTCATCGGCTCGCGCCACGCCTCGATCGTCGACGCCGGCGCCACCAAGGTCGACGGCGACAACGCGATCCTCTACCTGTGGTACGACAACGAGTTCGGCTACTCCTGCCAGGTCATCCGCGTCGTCCAGCACGTCTCCGGGGTGGAGTACCCGACCTACCCGGCCCCGGCGGTCTGA